A genomic region of Palaemon carinicauda isolate YSFRI2023 chromosome 22, ASM3689809v2, whole genome shotgun sequence contains the following coding sequences:
- the bisc gene encoding TM2 domain-containing protein biscotti, producing MGSLLRAPLQNGVLSFGWHLLTTLTVMGLLLALGVGADYSTNCSSLLPGQYLCTDLNIDPDTQQPRDCSKEGLASVVCTTAPGIICTETNNNTFKKQIPCKYTNGYSYETALLLSVFLGMFGVDRIYLGYYAIGLAKFCTLGFLFLGQLIDIILIATQTVGPADGSYYVISYFGAGIEVIHMDNMTFRKPQDDWEVSGNALKDL from the exons ATGGGAAGTCTGTTAAGAGCACCTCTTCAGAATGGAGTGCTGTCATTTGGTTGGCACCTCCTAACAACACTGACAGTAATGGGTCTTCTCTTGGCCTTGGGAGTAGGAGCAGATTACTCTACAAACTGTTCTTCATTGTTACCTGGCCAATATCTTTGCACTGACCTTAATATTGATCCTGACACTCAGCAACCTCGTGACTGCAGTAAAGAAGGTCTTGCTTCAGTAGTCTGCACCACTGCTCCGGGTATAATTTGTACAGAAACTAATAACAACACGTTCAAAAAACAAATCCCTTGCAA GTATACAAACGGATACTCTTATGAGACTGCATTACTTTTGTCAGTTTTTCTTGGAATGTTTGGTGTTGACCGGATTTACCTCGGGTATTATGCTATCGGTCTAGCGAAGTTCTGTACCTTGGGATTTTTGTTTCTTGGACAGCTCATTGACATCATTCTTATTGCAACACAAACTGTGGGACCTGCTGATGGTTCTTATTATGTCATAAGTTACTTTGGTGCCGGTATTGAGGTCATTCATATGGATAATATGACTTTCCGTAAACCCCAGGATGACTGGGAGGTTTCGGGCAATGCATTAAAAGATTTATGA